A genomic segment from Triplophysa dalaica isolate WHDGS20190420 chromosome 22, ASM1584641v1, whole genome shotgun sequence encodes:
- the nfkbil1 gene encoding NF-kappa-B inhibitor-like protein 1: MLKRRQRRILRYVEEGSLLKLKSYLRKHEDLELNFSQGRKHRSPLHIACSHGDDAVVRLLLKHGADPLQTDVNGEIPLHLAAKKALKHGKRAYDDLVVPLRKHCPEALEVSNKAGVTPRDLLQWMKSDNGGFENGSQCNADPEQQWREKLLGECQDEFFETFGQYDDEFLRDEKDEEDFGDWADRIRREYVSKQRAREQRVAASSGHKKSKGSKVTEEDEKSRRELLKRLEREHAEYLQRAARKEEETRQGRKKHYEERCAATFQSSSKMAPQGFLGYNDIPWPAPRGSLDEMVAVVLHGVDQSDVPVFRKLLRRQQAVWHPDKFAQRCGGRLLESDRQRILDTVTALSQELNRLAQNLR; this comes from the exons ATGCTGAAGAGAAGGCAGAGAAGAATTTTGCGTTATGTGGAGGAGGGGAGTCTGTTGAAGCTGAAGTCATACCTTCGTAAACACGAGGATCTGGAACTGAACTTCTCTCAGGGCAGAAAGCACAGAAGTCCTCTACACATCGCATGTTCTCACGGTGATGATGCCGTTGTCAGACTGCTGCTGAAACACGGAGCAGATCCTCTACAAACAGACGTAAATGGAGAGATACCATTACACCTTGCCGCGAAGAAAGCTCTCAAACACGGCAAAAGAG CTTATGATGATCTGGTGGTGCCATTACGAAAACACTGTCCGGAAGCACTGGAGGTTTCTAATAAAGCAGGAGTGACTCCTCGAGATCTGCTACAATGGATGAAATCTGACAAC GGGGGCTTTGAAAATGGATCTCAATGTAATGCCGATCCTGAGCAACAGTGGAGAGAGAAATTATTGGGTGAATGCCAGGATGAGTTCTTTGAGACTTTTGGACAGTATGACG ATGAATTCTTAAGGGATGAAAAAGACGAGGAAGACTTTGGGGACTGGGCCGATCGGATCAGACGGGAGTATGTTTCTAAGCAACGTGCCAGAGAACAAAGAGTAGCAGCTTCCTCGGGACACAAGAAATCCAAGGGCAGTAAGGTGACGGAAGAGGACGAAAAGAGTCGAAGGGAGCTGTTGAAGAGACTGGAGCGAGAACATGCTGAGTATCTGCAGCGTGCAGCCCGAAAGGAGGAGGAGACGAGGCAGGGGAGGAAGAAGCACTACGAAGAGCGCTGTGCTGCTACATTTCAGAGCTCCTCAAAGATGGCACCTCAAGGATTTCTGGGATACAATGACATCCCATGGCCGGCCCCCCGCGGCTCACTTGATGAAATGGTGGCCGTTGTGCTGCACGGGGTGGACCAATCCGATGTGCCTGTCTTCCGGAAGTTACTCCGTCGCCAGCAAGCCGTCTGGCATCCAGACAAGTTCGCTCAGCGCTGTGGAGGACGTCTTCTGGAgtctgacagacagagaattCTAGACACGGTTACGGCTCTCTCACAAGAGCTCA